The following coding sequences lie in one Capnocytophaga stomatis genomic window:
- a CDS encoding RNA polymerase sigma factor: MSKSIKIKTDKKYLIERAKQNDRLAQKELYEAYASSLLSVCRLYINDLHFAEDVLLKAFFKIFTHLKDYKEQEHLYAWMRRITVNECIDFLRSKTQKVVYSDWENSYDDTEEISSEQLFEQEYLQAFIDELPSGCKMVFNLYVFEDYSHKEIAEELGISEGTSKSQLAYSKKLLKEKLTNKKYNYAK, encoded by the coding sequence ATGTCAAAAAGTATAAAAATAAAAACAGATAAGAAGTATCTCATTGAAAGAGCCAAGCAAAACGACCGTTTAGCACAAAAGGAACTTTATGAAGCGTATGCGTCATCTCTGTTAAGCGTGTGCCGTTTGTACATCAATGATTTACATTTTGCTGAAGATGTTCTGTTAAAAGCTTTCTTCAAAATTTTCACACATTTGAAGGATTACAAAGAACAAGAGCATCTGTATGCTTGGATGCGACGCATCACGGTAAATGAATGCATTGATTTTTTGAGAAGCAAAACCCAAAAGGTAGTTTATTCGGACTGGGAAAATTCCTACGATGACACAGAAGAAATATCCAGCGAGCAATTATTTGAGCAAGAATACTTGCAGGCATTTATCGACGAACTACCATCGGGTTGCAAAATGGTCTTCAACTTATACGTATTTGAAGATTATAGCCATAAGGAAATTGCAGAAGAATTAGGTATCTCGGAAGGGACATCCAAATCGCAATTGGCATACAGCAAGAAGTTATTGAAAGAAAAACTCACCAACAAAAAATATAATTATGCAAAATGA
- the dtd gene encoding D-aminoacyl-tRNA deacylase translates to MRVVIQRVSEASVVIENKIASKINKGLLILVGIEEADTEEDVKWLSAKVASLRIFDDENGVMNLSVKDIDGEVIVVSQFTLHASTKKGNRPSYIKAAKPDISVPLYEGFVRQLQNDLGKEIGTGEFGADMKVNLCNDGPVTIIIDTKNRE, encoded by the coding sequence ATGAGAGTAGTAATACAACGTGTATCGGAGGCTTCTGTGGTGATTGAAAATAAAATAGCGTCAAAAATTAACAAAGGATTGTTGATTTTAGTTGGCATAGAGGAAGCTGACACGGAAGAAGATGTGAAATGGCTTTCGGCAAAGGTGGCAAGTCTCCGCATTTTTGATGATGAAAATGGCGTGATGAATTTATCTGTCAAAGATATCGATGGCGAAGTTATTGTAGTTTCGCAATTTACCTTGCACGCTTCTACTAAAAAAGGAAACAGACCAAGTTACATCAAAGCAGCCAAGCCCGATATTTCAGTGCCCTTGTACGAGGGGTTTGTAAGGCAGTTACAAAATGATTTGGGCAAAGAAATAGGCACGGGAGAGTTCGGAGCAGATATGAAAGTGAATTTATGCAACGATGGTCCCGTAACGATTATCATAGACACCAAAAATAGAGAATGA
- a CDS encoding thioredoxin family protein: MNIKGKFLLVTLYLVSAYVYPQKVIEKFWDNHSLILGTIEKIILTDSTTVFHFIKTAREEEDTFKLPENLFIWTELDSLQYGLQKVEGITYDEIPMEKGKQIKYQLFFEPLPETSKSVQLAYYEDKNTIKGFKRIIREISGINSLQKSDDISESESIFSKLSFEKALKKAKEEDKKILLFFYDTYFSDYKVFEDCIFINKDVKAKLQEKYIVLKMNTNRKEANLLDKKLV; the protein is encoded by the coding sequence ATGAATATAAAAGGTAAGTTTTTATTAGTTACACTATATTTGGTAAGTGCATATGTTTACCCACAAAAGGTTATTGAAAAATTTTGGGATAATCATTCATTGATATTGGGAACAATTGAAAAGATAATATTAACAGATAGTACCACTGTTTTTCATTTTATAAAAACAGCAAGGGAAGAAGAGGATACTTTTAAGCTACCTGAAAATCTTTTTATCTGGACAGAGTTAGATTCCTTACAATATGGATTACAAAAGGTAGAAGGAATTACTTATGATGAAATCCCGATGGAAAAAGGAAAACAAATTAAGTATCAATTATTTTTCGAACCATTACCAGAGACAAGTAAATCAGTTCAACTTGCCTATTATGAAGATAAAAATACCATAAAAGGATTTAAAAGAATAATTAGAGAAATTTCAGGCATAAATTCTTTGCAAAAATCGGATGATATTTCAGAATCAGAGTCGATATTTTCAAAGCTTTCTTTTGAAAAAGCATTAAAAAAAGCAAAAGAAGAGGATAAAAAAATATTGCTTTTCTTTTATGATACTTATTTTTCCGATTATAAAGTATTTGAAGATTGTATTTTTATTAATAAAGATGTAAAAGCAAAGCTTCAGGAAAAGTACATCGTGTTAAAAATGAATACAAACAGAAAGGAGGCAAACCTTTTAGATAAAAAACTTGTTTAA
- a CDS encoding DUF6261 family protein, translating into MEKINLQKLEVSRLQNAEFGQLLTRLFEDITKSGINLSEDEAVKRVLEDLKDRLNTYDKALEQTYYNEESKNLAQLDKVRDEDMKALRASIKPYRAAKTEAQKNAYHNLSMLLASYKGIETQAYEIQTKRLATLLSLLKSEKYANDVSVLKILSFVEELEKSSAEFDAVFANRSHKNLEKTTYNIRALRKEMSDNYRKVCNYIFTSAEIRKSDFHIKALDVINNSRKYFSDVLSRRNAPRKGNENSGMGKMES; encoded by the coding sequence ATGGAAAAGATAAACTTACAAAAATTAGAAGTATCGCGTTTGCAAAATGCGGAGTTCGGACAATTACTGACCCGATTGTTTGAAGATATTACCAAATCAGGGATTAATTTATCCGAAGATGAGGCAGTAAAAAGAGTTCTGGAAGATTTGAAAGACCGTTTGAATACGTACGACAAAGCGTTAGAGCAAACCTACTATAATGAGGAGTCTAAAAATTTGGCTCAGCTGGATAAAGTACGTGATGAGGATATGAAAGCCTTGCGTGCAAGTATTAAACCTTACCGAGCGGCAAAGACAGAAGCCCAGAAAAATGCGTATCACAACCTGTCGATGTTATTAGCAAGCTACAAAGGTATTGAAACGCAAGCGTATGAAATACAAACCAAGCGTCTGGCAACATTATTATCCTTGTTGAAGTCTGAAAAATATGCTAATGATGTTTCCGTATTAAAAATTTTATCTTTTGTTGAAGAGTTGGAAAAATCAAGTGCGGAATTTGATGCCGTTTTTGCAAATCGCTCACATAAAAACCTTGAAAAAACAACCTACAATATCAGGGCATTAAGAAAAGAGATGTCAGATAACTACCGCAAGGTTTGTAACTATATTTTTACATCGGCAGAAATACGCAAATCAGATTTCCATATAAAAGCATTGGACGTAATTAACAACAGCAGAAAGTATTTTTCAGATGTGTTATCACGAAGAAATGCTCCACGTAAAGGTAACGAAAACAGTGGAATGGGAAAAATGGAGTCGTGA
- the glgP gene encoding alpha-glucan family phosphorylase, giving the protein MMPTKKVTLNPDYVFETSWEVCNKVGGIHTVISTKALSITKKFKNKYILIGPDVWQHTESKEFVENKELFKSWKIKAESEGLRVRVGNWNIPGNPIVILVDFARYISNKNEILRYYWDTYKLDSLNSSWDYIESVLFGYASAKVIESFVKFNTASRENVLCHFHEWMTGSGVLYIEDKMPKIGSVFTTHATVVGRSIAGNGYPLYDNMKGYNPEEMAYRFGVQHKHFLEKAAAKTADTFTTVSELTANEALHFLGRKTDIITPNGFEDSIVPTAKAFDKKRKEAKKQLHKVAQALVGHSVSEDTKIVAISGRYEFRNKGIDAFIDSLGALNRNTKNKKELLAFVLIPTAHEAVNAGLLHNLENPQQAKENEQKHLTHYLSDTYNDQILRRIHEQQLFNRKEDKVKVIFCPSYLNGNDGVFNLSYYDLLIGIDGTVFPSYYEPWGYTPLESLAFKVPTITTSLAGFGKWVEQYYPEKQNAIEVISRNDGNYGDIVAEVTKNIISLLQMKDEDFDALRETAKKVSEIALWKNLSQHYLKSYELTLTSIEDRIINLPNIDTEGSSALEKSKMVNTPVWRNIIIHRAIPKALQPLEELAKNLWWCWNNEASELFYSIDPVKWIDSRKNPIALLDTISLSRYKELENDTVFMKKLSKVYDDFQHYMAKKVEMESPSVAYFSMEYGLHSSLKIYSGGLGILAGDYLKEASDKATKITGVGLLYRYGYFTQKLSSAGNQEADYEAQDFSKIPVTPVTEPNGKWLIVSVDLPQRTLYARVWRVDVGRIELYLLDTDFEDNREDDRFVTHHLYGGDWENRLKQEMLLGLGGIKMLRKLGIDADVYHCNEGHAAFIGLERLSEYIQNDNLSFSEAMEVVRASSLFTTHTPVPAGHDFFEEGMLRAYIENYTEKLHVNWEQILALGKIDLYNPREKFSMSNLAANLSQEVNGVSWLHGEVSRDIFKYLWPGYMPEELHISYVTNGVHKPTWTAGLWKEIENEVFGEDFKTHTYDPKSFEGIYKVSDKRIWEVKTELRAKLLRRVEQKLRLEKNTPYFSPKQLIEIKENLRKDILTIGFARRFATYKRAHLLFTNIERLDKIVNNPERPVQFIFAGKAHPADKAGQDLIKHIVEISKLPQFLGKILFIPNYDMELARHMVQGVDVWMNTPTRPQEASGTSGEKAAMNGVMHFSVLDGWWVEGYREDAGWALPMERAYESQEYQNEMDAETIYNIIEDEIAPAFYEKDRDGISQRWCSFIKNTIAKVAVNFTTTRMLTDYENQFYYPMSERAASLKKDNYATAIEISAWKRKVSQEWDNIKVVEVITPNKNKQLISIGKNYRGEITLDIGDLKVSDIGVELVIAKEDKDGRIKVVDKKEFTAVSQEGSKGVYVLEVVTDYPGSLQLAVRIFPKNDLLPHRQDFALVKWL; this is encoded by the coding sequence ATTATGCCAACAAAGAAAGTAACATTAAACCCTGATTATGTTTTTGAAACAAGTTGGGAAGTGTGTAACAAAGTGGGTGGTATTCATACTGTTATTTCAACCAAAGCGTTGAGTATCACCAAGAAATTCAAAAATAAATATATTCTCATTGGTCCGGATGTGTGGCAACATACCGAAAGTAAAGAATTTGTTGAGAATAAGGAATTATTCAAATCGTGGAAAATAAAAGCAGAAAGTGAAGGTTTGCGCGTTCGTGTAGGAAATTGGAATATTCCGGGCAATCCGATAGTAATTTTGGTTGATTTTGCACGATACATCAGCAACAAAAATGAAATTTTACGCTACTACTGGGATACTTACAAGTTAGATTCACTCAACAGTTCGTGGGATTACATCGAATCAGTGCTTTTCGGGTATGCTTCTGCAAAGGTTATAGAAAGTTTTGTGAAATTCAATACTGCTTCACGTGAGAATGTTCTTTGTCATTTCCACGAGTGGATGACAGGAAGTGGAGTGCTTTATATTGAGGACAAAATGCCAAAAATTGGCTCTGTTTTCACCACGCACGCAACGGTAGTTGGTCGTTCAATTGCAGGAAATGGTTATCCGCTTTATGACAATATGAAGGGCTATAATCCTGAAGAAATGGCGTACCGATTTGGCGTTCAGCACAAGCATTTCTTGGAGAAAGCTGCTGCAAAAACAGCTGATACCTTTACCACTGTTAGTGAGCTTACAGCCAATGAAGCATTACATTTCTTAGGCAGAAAAACGGATATCATTACTCCGAATGGTTTTGAAGATTCTATCGTTCCGACGGCGAAAGCCTTTGATAAGAAACGCAAAGAGGCTAAAAAACAGCTTCATAAGGTAGCACAGGCACTCGTGGGGCATTCTGTCAGTGAGGATACAAAAATCGTAGCAATTAGCGGAAGATATGAATTCCGAAATAAAGGAATTGATGCTTTTATCGATTCGTTAGGGGCATTAAACCGAAATACAAAAAACAAGAAAGAATTACTTGCTTTCGTTCTGATTCCGACAGCTCACGAAGCCGTAAATGCAGGATTATTGCATAATTTGGAAAATCCGCAACAAGCGAAGGAAAACGAACAAAAACATCTTACGCATTATTTGTCAGACACTTACAATGACCAAATTTTACGAAGAATTCACGAGCAACAGCTTTTCAACCGTAAGGAAGATAAGGTGAAAGTTATTTTCTGCCCAAGTTATTTGAATGGAAATGATGGTGTGTTCAACTTGTCTTACTACGATTTGCTTATCGGGATAGACGGAACAGTTTTCCCTTCATATTACGAACCTTGGGGTTACACACCTTTGGAAAGTTTGGCTTTCAAAGTGCCAACCATAACTACTTCATTAGCAGGATTTGGAAAATGGGTAGAACAATATTATCCTGAAAAACAGAATGCTATTGAAGTTATTTCACGCAATGACGGAAATTATGGAGATATAGTAGCAGAAGTTACTAAAAATATCATTTCGCTTTTGCAAATGAAAGATGAAGATTTTGATGCTTTGCGTGAAACGGCTAAAAAAGTTTCGGAAATAGCGTTGTGGAAAAATTTAAGTCAGCATTATTTGAAAAGCTACGAACTTACATTGACAAGCATTGAGGATAGAATCATCAACCTACCAAACATCGATACGGAAGGTTCTTCGGCTTTAGAAAAAAGCAAAATGGTTAATACTCCTGTGTGGCGTAACATTATCATTCACAGAGCTATACCAAAAGCATTGCAACCACTTGAAGAACTTGCTAAAAACTTATGGTGGTGCTGGAATAATGAGGCTTCGGAATTGTTCTATAGCATTGACCCGGTGAAATGGATTGATTCACGCAAAAACCCAATTGCGTTACTTGACACAATTTCACTTTCTCGATACAAAGAGCTTGAAAATGATACTGTTTTTATGAAAAAATTGTCAAAAGTGTATGATGATTTTCAGCACTATATGGCAAAAAAAGTAGAAATGGAAAGTCCTTCTGTGGCTTATTTTAGTATGGAGTATGGTTTGCATTCTTCGTTAAAAATTTACTCAGGAGGATTAGGAATTCTGGCAGGAGATTACTTGAAGGAAGCCAGTGACAAAGCTACAAAAATAACAGGTGTCGGCTTGTTATACCGCTACGGATATTTCACGCAAAAATTATCTTCTGCAGGAAATCAAGAGGCTGATTATGAGGCACAAGACTTTTCAAAAATTCCTGTAACTCCTGTAACTGAGCCTAATGGAAAATGGTTGATTGTATCCGTTGATTTGCCTCAACGAACGCTCTATGCACGAGTTTGGCGTGTGGATGTAGGTAGAATAGAATTGTACTTATTAGATACTGATTTTGAAGACAATAGAGAAGATGACCGATTCGTAACGCATCACTTGTACGGTGGCGATTGGGAAAATCGTTTGAAGCAAGAAATGCTTTTAGGCTTGGGAGGAATCAAAATGTTGCGTAAATTGGGCATTGATGCTGATGTGTATCACTGTAATGAAGGACACGCGGCGTTTATTGGTTTAGAGCGACTTAGCGAATACATCCAAAATGATAATTTGTCATTCTCTGAGGCGATGGAAGTGGTACGTGCATCATCGTTATTTACTACTCACACACCAGTTCCTGCAGGGCACGACTTCTTTGAAGAAGGAATGCTACGTGCTTATATTGAGAACTATACAGAAAAATTGCACGTGAATTGGGAACAAATTCTGGCTTTGGGTAAAATTGATTTATACAACCCAAGAGAGAAATTCTCAATGAGTAATTTGGCAGCGAATCTTTCTCAGGAAGTAAACGGAGTGAGCTGGCTACACGGAGAGGTAAGCCGAGATATCTTCAAATATTTGTGGCCTGGATATATGCCTGAGGAATTGCATATCAGCTATGTGACTAATGGTGTACATAAACCAACGTGGACAGCAGGCTTATGGAAAGAAATTGAAAATGAAGTGTTTGGAGAAGATTTCAAAACACATACGTATGACCCGAAAAGTTTTGAAGGAATCTACAAGGTTTCCGATAAACGCATTTGGGAAGTAAAAACCGAGTTACGTGCTAAACTTCTACGACGCGTGGAACAGAAGTTACGTTTAGAAAAAAACACGCCGTATTTCTCTCCAAAACAGCTAATTGAAATCAAGGAGAATTTACGTAAAGATATCCTGACAATCGGTTTTGCTCGTCGTTTTGCAACGTACAAACGAGCACATTTGTTATTCACAAACATCGAGCGATTGGATAAAATTGTGAATAATCCGGAACGTCCCGTACAGTTTATTTTTGCCGGAAAAGCTCACCCAGCCGATAAAGCAGGTCAAGATTTGATAAAACACATCGTTGAAATATCCAAATTACCACAATTCTTAGGAAAAATCCTTTTCATCCCGAATTATGATATGGAACTGGCTCGCCATATGGTTCAAGGTGTGGATGTATGGATGAATACGCCTACACGTCCGCAAGAGGCCTCAGGAACCAGTGGTGAAAAGGCTGCGATGAATGGTGTGATGCACTTCAGTGTACTTGACGGATGGTGGGTAGAAGGTTATCGTGAAGATGCCGGATGGGCATTGCCAATGGAACGTGCTTACGAAAGTCAAGAGTACCAAAATGAAATGGATGCCGAAACGATTTACAACATTATTGAAGATGAAATAGCTCCGGCTTTCTATGAAAAAGATAGAGACGGAATTTCGCAAAGATGGTGTTCTTTCATTAAAAATACAATTGCTAAAGTAGCTGTAAACTTTACAACTACAAGAATGTTAACGGATTACGAAAATCAGTTCTACTATCCGATGAGTGAGCGTGCGGCAAGTTTGAAAAAAGATAATTATGCTACAGCAATAGAAATTTCTGCTTGGAAACGTAAAGTAAGCCAAGAATGGGATAATATCAAAGTGGTTGAAGTGATAACACCGAATAAAAATAAACAACTTATTTCAATTGGTAAAAATTACAGAGGAGAAATCACTTTGGATATAGGAGACTTGAAAGTCAGTGACATAGGTGTAGAATTAGTTATTGCCAAGGAAGATAAGGACGGACGCATAAAAGTGGTAGATAAGAAAGAATTTACTGCTGTTTCACAAGAAGGAAGCAAAGGCGTTTATGTACTTGAAGTAGTTACGGATTATCCTGGTTCGTTGCAATTAGCAGTACGAATTTTCCCTAAAAATGACTTACTGCCTCATCGTCAGGATTTTGCTTTGGTTAAATGGTTGTAA
- a CDS encoding TatD family hydrolase, which produces MKFLDVHSHKQKSSYDTIVIKNEYPLTAQTDDLFSVGIHPWFLEDWHKQWETLVNVAKHPNCVAIGECGLDKNVSESLELQEIIFEKHIQLSETLKKPLIIHCVKAYSELIALKKKFQPHQIWILHGFNKNQSVAEMLLQKGICLSFGKELLTNEKLQNVFRTIPEGSYFFETDDSDINISEIYKKAQELKGEIKIFTEKLFL; this is translated from the coding sequence ATGAAATTTTTAGATGTACATTCGCACAAGCAGAAATCTTCCTACGATACCATCGTTATAAAGAATGAATATCCGCTTACAGCCCAAACCGATGATTTGTTCTCTGTTGGGATTCATCCTTGGTTTCTGGAGGATTGGCACAAACAGTGGGAAACGCTTGTTAATGTAGCCAAACATCCTAATTGTGTTGCCATTGGCGAATGTGGCTTGGACAAAAACGTCTCAGAAAGCTTGGAATTGCAAGAAATCATCTTTGAAAAGCATATACAATTGTCAGAGACGCTGAAAAAGCCTCTCATCATCCATTGCGTAAAAGCATACAGCGAATTGATAGCCTTAAAAAAGAAATTCCAACCGCATCAAATCTGGATTTTACACGGATTTAATAAAAACCAATCTGTGGCAGAGATGCTTCTGCAGAAAGGAATATGTCTTTCTTTCGGGAAAGAATTGCTTACAAACGAGAAATTACAAAATGTATTCAGGACAATTCCTGAAGGAAGTTATTTTTTTGAAACAGATGATTCGGATATCAATATTTCAGAAATATACAAAAAAGCACAAGAGCTAAAAGGAGAGATTAAAATTTTTACAGAAAAACTATTTTTATAA
- a CDS encoding NAD(P)H-dependent oxidoreductase, which yields MNFLDLAKNRYTTKVYQGKKISEEKIENLKEILRLAPSSINSQPWRFIFVSDENKKQELAKVSFFNEPKINNASHLVVFLGFDNLEKFESQIQKYLLEGQINYYFQNVKPKGEEAIKKWLHRQVYISLGYFLSACASMDIDSTPMEGIQLEKYDEILKQDGYKTLFAVAIGYRDPNDSNQPSKNPKSRLPLEEIIFEL from the coding sequence ATGAACTTTTTAGATTTAGCAAAAAATAGATACACCACAAAAGTTTATCAAGGCAAAAAAATTTCTGAGGAAAAAATAGAAAATCTGAAAGAAATTCTACGTTTAGCACCATCTTCCATAAATTCGCAACCTTGGCGATTCATTTTTGTATCTGACGAAAATAAAAAACAAGAATTAGCAAAAGTTTCTTTCTTTAACGAACCAAAAATCAACAATGCAAGCCATTTGGTTGTTTTCTTAGGATTTGATAATCTTGAGAAATTTGAAAGTCAAATCCAGAAGTATTTACTTGAAGGTCAAATCAATTACTACTTTCAGAATGTAAAGCCTAAAGGTGAAGAAGCCATAAAGAAATGGTTGCATCGTCAGGTATATATTTCGTTGGGTTATTTTTTAAGTGCTTGTGCATCAATGGATATCGACAGTACTCCTATGGAAGGAATCCAGTTAGAGAAATATGACGAAATCTTAAAGCAAGACGGTTATAAAACACTTTTCGCTGTGGCAATCGGTTATCGCGACCCAAACGATAGCAATCAACCCAGCAAAAATCCTAAATCACGTTTACCTTTGGAGGAAATCATTTTTGAATTATAA
- a CDS encoding RagB/SusD family nutrient uptake outer membrane protein: MKNIIYILIVFIGLSSCDIDRFPHGSMPSEKITGDPDSSLDGLLNGCYAQMKGWSDVMHRCGEYAGDNMMIRGSSTDSFYEFISYSRTPNNGRLQSFWDNGYKVIAQASNIIKLIPEETASAETKSKLGECYFLRGMMYFYLSRAYGRPYFQSPETNLGVPIVNGTPEDLVNLSLPDRSSVKETYEQAIKDLLKAEELITRQRGNAYASKEAAQALLSRVYLYMSGTYEAPNTNYAQLSADYATKVIDSGKYTLLDRQTFMKYNTLTPENNKESIFVVKRVATEFSGYDHYYGIGGMYANIGGMGWGEMYASAKYIDLLNETGRNDWAKNKIVDARASFIEPQYVAPSVKVTINGKEEVFKQKVFRFIHKTFDKQGKQTGYGYTQAAVDYDYENDRLKTPTCTVKVGDVTTSFTLTTVNAQEGIYSINYNNEVCQGVIDDLMKLNRAYPMFYIAKCSREGEDSHLHSPVISRLGEIYLNRAEAYAKLGRYGEALIDLNKIRERSIVGGGYPVLNASNASELIDKERQLELAFQAERSYDVFRNGKSLTRHYPGPHDALTDISASDYRVVYYIPQTAINSYPGTLTQNPTK; encoded by the coding sequence ATGAAGAATATAATATACATACTTATAGTTTTTATAGGGCTATCCTCCTGTGACATTGATAGATTTCCTCACGGAAGTATGCCTTCAGAGAAAATAACAGGAGACCCTGACAGCTCACTTGATGGACTGCTTAACGGTTGTTATGCACAAATGAAAGGCTGGTCGGACGTAATGCACCGTTGTGGAGAGTACGCGGGTGATAATATGATGATTCGTGGTAGCTCAACTGACTCTTTTTATGAGTTTATTTCATATTCACGAACGCCAAACAATGGTCGTCTTCAATCGTTTTGGGACAATGGTTACAAGGTAATCGCACAAGCATCAAATATCATCAAGTTAATCCCTGAAGAAACAGCTTCAGCAGAAACTAAAAGTAAATTGGGAGAATGTTATTTCTTGAGAGGAATGATGTATTTCTATCTTTCAAGAGCTTACGGACGCCCTTATTTTCAATCACCTGAAACAAATTTAGGCGTGCCTATTGTTAACGGAACTCCTGAGGATTTGGTAAATTTGAGCTTGCCTGATCGTTCTTCTGTAAAAGAAACTTATGAACAAGCCATCAAAGATTTGTTAAAAGCAGAAGAGTTAATCACTCGTCAAAGAGGAAATGCCTATGCTTCAAAAGAGGCTGCTCAGGCTCTTTTATCGAGAGTATATCTTTATATGTCAGGGACTTATGAAGCTCCAAATACAAATTACGCTCAACTATCTGCTGATTATGCAACTAAAGTCATTGATTCAGGAAAATATACTTTGCTTGATCGTCAAACTTTTATGAAATACAATACATTAACACCAGAAAACAACAAAGAATCAATCTTTGTAGTAAAAAGAGTTGCGACCGAATTTTCTGGTTACGACCACTACTACGGTATTGGCGGAATGTACGCTAACATCGGTGGAATGGGTTGGGGAGAAATGTACGCCAGTGCCAAGTACATTGACCTGCTTAACGAAACAGGACGCAACGACTGGGCAAAAAACAAAATCGTTGATGCCAGAGCAAGCTTTATTGAGCCTCAATATGTAGCTCCTTCGGTAAAAGTTACGATAAACGGAAAAGAAGAAGTATTTAAACAAAAAGTTTTCCGTTTCATTCATAAAACTTTCGACAAACAAGGAAAACAAACAGGCTATGGTTACACACAAGCCGCTGTTGATTACGATTACGAAAATGACCGCCTAAAAACTCCAACTTGTACTGTTAAAGTTGGTGATGTAACCACTTCATTTACACTTACTACGGTAAATGCTCAAGAAGGTATTTACAGCATTAATTACAACAATGAAGTTTGCCAAGGAGTTATCGATGATTTGATGAAGCTAAATCGTGCTTATCCGATGTTTTACATAGCAAAATGCTCTCGTGAGGGAGAGGATTCACATTTGCATTCACCTGTAATTTCCCGATTAGGAGAAATTTACCTCAACCGAGCTGAAGCTTATGCCAAATTAGGTCGTTACGGAGAAGCTCTAATCGATTTAAATAAAATTCGTGAACGTTCTATCGTGGGCGGAGGTTACCCAGTGTTAAATGCTTCAAACGCCAGTGAGTTGATAGATAAGGAAAGACAATTGGAATTGGCTTTCCAAGCTGAACGTAGTTACGATGTGTTCAGAAACGGAAAATCACTTACACGTCATTACCCCGGACCTCACGATGCTTTAACTGATATTTCAGCAAGTGATTATCGTGTTGTTTATTATATACCACAAACAGCAATAAACTCATACCCAGGCACATTGACACAAAATCCAACTAAATAA